One window of Triticum dicoccoides isolate Atlit2015 ecotype Zavitan chromosome 5A, WEW_v2.0, whole genome shotgun sequence genomic DNA carries:
- the LOC119304245 gene encoding E3 ubiquitin-protein ligase SINA-like 10 isoform X1, whose product MAKFSFADADADEDPPPATAAAAGSDKRKRDGSPAPDDGAAGGGPPPKARKLEVAGGEREERAVAGCGREVGRVGAGGDGDAVGISMRIDPDLLDCSICFEPLCPPLYQLVLCIFQCQNGHVACLSCWSRLSNKCHVCSHDAIFARNIALEKIVESIKSSCAYAKWGCCELVSYTQRNSHEESCLFAPLMCPIPGCGYRGFTGCWSGHFLVDHHSADFLHFAYGQSFEVNLEASLPFLVLLGEDDHLFLLLNKNMTPFGHAFSVVCLRTGDLNWKFSYEIEAASTRNPENCLQLKASVTNAKEWAGLHPTKAFLLVPYDFCSSTNLKLNVSVGRSVSV is encoded by the exons atggccaagttctccttcgccgacgccgacgccgacgaagACCCTCCtcccgccaccgccgctgccgccgggtCCGACAAGAGGAAGCGGGACGGAAGCCCTGCCCCTGACGACGGGGCGGCTGGTGGAGGGCCGCCCCCCAAGGCCCGGAAACTGGAGGTCGCGGGCGGCGAGCGGGAGGAGAGGGCGGTGGCGGGGTGCGGTCGGGAGGTGGGGAGGGTCGGCGCCGGCGGGGATGGCGACGCGGTGGGGATCAGCATGCGGATCGACCCGGACCTGCTGGACTGCTCCATCTGCTTCGAGCCCCTCTGCCCTCCCCTCTACCAG CTTGTTTTGTGTATTTTCCAGTGCCAAAATGGCCATGTAGCATGCTTGTCCTGCTGGTCCAGGCTCAGCAACAAGTGTCATGTTTGTTCTCATGATGCGATCTTTGCACGGAACATTGCACTGGAGAAGATTGTTGAGTCAATCAAGTCCTCATGTGCATATGCCAAGTGGGGCTGTTGCGAGTTGGTCAGCTACACGCAAAGAAACAGTCATGAAGAATCTTGCCTCTTTGCTCCTTTGATGTGCCCTATTCCTGGATGTGGATACAGAGGCTTTACAGGATGTTGGTCAGGCCACTTCCTCGTCGACCACCACAGTGCCGATTTCTTGCACTTTGCTTACGGCCAGTCATTTGAAGTGAATTTGGAGGCGTCCCTGCCTTTCCTTGTTCTTCTCGGAGAGGACGATCACCTTTTCTTGCTCCTGAACAAGAACATGACACCCTTTGGGCATGCCTTTTCCGTGGTTTGCCTCAGGACAGGTGATTTGAACTGGAAGTTCTCCTATGAAATTGAAGCGGCCAGTACGAGAAACCCTGAAAACTGTCTGCAACTCAAGGCCTCTGTCACAAATGCAAAGGAGTGGGCAGGTCTGCACCCTACAAAAGCTTTCCTTTTGGTCCCATATGATTTCTGCAGTTCTACTAACCTAAAGCTGAATGTCTCTGTTGGGAGGTCTGTTTCTGTATGA
- the LOC119304244 gene encoding fatty acyl-CoA reductase 1-like — MVDTLSEEKIIGYFKNKSILITGSTGFLGKILVEKILRVQPDVKKIYLPVRAVDAAAAKDRVETEVVGKELFGLLREKHGDWFQSFICEKIVPLAGDVMREDFGVDSETLRELRVTQELDVIVNGAATTNFYERYDVALDVNVMGVKHMCNFAKKCPNLKVLLHVSTAYVAGEKQGLVQERPFKNGETLLEGTHLDIDTELKLAKDLKKQLEADADSSPKSQRKAMKDLGITRARHFGWPNTYVFTKSMGEMVLGQLKCDLPVVIVRPSIITSVQNDPLPGWIEGTRTIDTIVIGYAKQNLTYFLADLNLTMDVMPGDMVVNAMMAAIVAHSSSSLEKTQSHPEPHAPAVYHVSSSRRNPAPYNVLHEAGFRYFTEHPRVGPDGRTVRTHKMAFLSSMASFHLFMMLRYRLLLELLHLLSVLCCGLFGLDTLYHDQARKYRFVMHLVDLYGPFALFKGCFDDVNLNKLRLAMTSNHGSLFNFDPKTIDWDDYFYSVHIPGVLKHMLN, encoded by the exons ATGGTTGACACACTGAGTGAAGAGAAGATCATTGGATACTTCAAGAACAAGAGCATCCTCATCACTGGATCAACAGGCTTTCTTGGAAAGa TACTAGTGGAGAAGATACTGAGAGTTCAACCTGATGTAAAGAAGATCTATCTTCCGGTGCGAGCGGTGGATGCCGCGGCGGCGAAGGATCGGGTGGAGACTGAG GTGGTAGGGAAGGAGTTGTTCGGGCTTCTGAGGGAGAAGCACGGGGACTGGTTTCAATCTTTCATCTGTGAAAAGATCGTCCCATTGGCCGGAGATGTGATGCGTGAGGACTTCGGCGTCGACAGCGAGACCCTGAGGGAGCTCCGGGTGACCCAGGAGCTCGATGTCATCGTTAATGGCGCCGCCACCACCAACTTCTACGAAAG GTATGATGTGGCCCTGGACGTGAACGTGATGGGAGTGAAGCATATGTGCAACTTCGCCAAGAAGTGCCCCAATCTCAAGGTGCTCCTCCATGTCTCCACGG CTTATGTTGCGGGTGAGAAGCAAGGACTCGTGCAAGAGAGACCATTCAAGAATGGCGAGACGCTGCTCGAGGGGACCCACCTCGATATCGACACCGAGCTGAAACTGGCCAAGGACCTGAAAAAGCAGCTTGAGGCCGACGCCGACTCGTCGCCCAAGTCCCAAAGGAAGGCCATGAAGGACCTTGGCATCACCAGGGCCCGGCACTTCGGGTGGCCGAACACATACGTGTTCACAAAGTCGATGGGGGAGATGGTGCTGGGCCAGTTGAAGTGTGATCTCCCTGTTGTCATTGTCCGTCCCAGCATCATCACCAGTGTCCAGAACGACCCACTGCCCGGATGGATCGAAGGCACCAG GACGATCGACACGATCGTGATCGGCTATGCGAAGCAGAACCTGACATACTTCTTGGCGGACCTCAACCTCACCATGGATGTG ATGCCGGGCGACATGGTGGTGAATGCGATGATGGCTGCCATCGTGGCGCACAGCTCGTCCTCATTGGAGAAGACACAGTCACATCCCGAGCCACACGCACCGGCGGTGTACCACGTGAGCTCGTCGCGGCGTAACCCGGCGCCGTACAATGTGCTGCACGAGGCTGGGTTTCGGTACTTCACGGAGCACCCTCGGGTGGGCCCTGACGGCCGCACGGTGCGCACCCATAAGATGGCATTCCTCAGCAGCATGGCTTCCTTCCACCTCTTTATGATGCTCAGGTACCGCCTCCTCCTTGAGCTCCTCCACCTGCTCTCCGTCCTCTGTTGTGGCCTCTTCGGCCTCGACACCCTCTACCACGACCAAGCACGCAAGTACAG GTTCGTGATGCACCTGGTGGATCTGTATGGGCCCTTCGCGCTGTTCAAGGGCTGCTTCGATGACGTCAACCTAAACAAGCTCAGGCTCGCCATGACCAGCAACCATGGAAGCCTCTTTAATTTCGACCCCAAGACCATTGACTGGGACGATTACTTCTACAGCGTCCACATCCCCGGGGTCCTAAAGCACATGCTCAACTGA
- the LOC119304243 gene encoding branched-chain amino acid aminotransferase 2, chloroplastic-like isoform X1 has protein sequence MELGLASSRGPAGPSLAVAGRRPRPSLSPPLPCPLSLQIQTRGYSMPTLHHKAHTTVGCQASVAAKYMETPDIVDLDWENLGFGLVDTDFMYMAKCGTDGNFSSGEIVPFGPIALSPSAGVLNYGQGLFEGLKAYRKTDGSVLLFRPEENAIRMKNGSDRMCMPAPTVEQFVDAVKQTVLANKRWVPPTGKGSLYIRPLLIGSGAILGLAPAPEYTFLIYVSPVGNYFKEGLAPINLIIEDNFHRAAPGGTGGVKTIGNYASVLKAQRTAKDKGYSDVLYLDAVHNKYLEEVSSCNIFVVKGNAISTPAIEGTILPGITRKSIIEVAESKGYKVEERHVSVDELLDADEVFCTGTAVVVSPVGSITYKGKRVEYDGNQGVGVVSQQLYTSLTSLQMGHAEDRMGWTMQLN, from the exons ATGGAGCTCGGCCTCGCCTCCTCCCGCGGCCCGGCCGGCCCCTCGCTCGCCGTCGCCGGGCGGCGGCCGCGGCCCTCGCTCTCGCCGCCGCTGCCCTGCCCCCTTTCGCTTCAG ATACAGACTCGCGGTTACTCGATGCCGACTCTCCATCACAAGGCCCATACCACAGTAGGATGCCAGGCTTCTGTAGCAGCCAAATACAT GGAAACACCTGACATAGTCGATCTGGACTGGGAAAACCTTGGCTTCGGCCTTGTCGATACCGACTTTATGTACATGGCCAAATGCGGGACAGATGGAAACTTTTCCAGTGGAGAAATCGTGCCTTTTGGACCCATAGCACTAAGCCCGTCTGCTGGAGTCTTAAATTATGGACAG GGACTGTTTGAGGGCCTAAAAGCATATAGGAAAACTGATGGGTCTGTCCTATTATTCCGTCCGGAGGAGAATGCCATAAGGATGAAAAATGGTTCAGATAGGATGTGCATGCCTGCACCGACTGTTGAGCAATTTGTGGATGCAGTGAAGCAAACTGTTCTGGCAAATAAAAGATGG GTGCCTCCTACCGGTAAAGGTTCCTTGTATATCAGGCCGCTACTAATTGGAAGCGGGGCTATTCTTGGTCTTGCACCTGCTCCTGAGTACACCTTCCTTATTTATGTCTCCCCTGTTGGAAATTATTTCAAG GAAGGTTTAGCTCCTATTAACTTGATTATTGAAGATAACTTTCACCGTGCGGCCCCTGGTGGAACTGGAGGCGTGAAAACTATTGGAAACTATGCCTCG GTGTTGAAAGCACAGAGAACTGCAAAGGACAAAGGATATTCTGATGTCCTCTATTTGGATGCCGTTCACAACAAATATCTGGAAGAAGTTTCTTCATGCAATATTTTCGTTGTGAAA GGCAATGCTATTTCCACTCCAGCAATAGAAGGAACGATATTGCCTGGTATCACAAGGAAAAGTATCATCGAAGTTGCCGAGAGCAAAGGCTACAAG GTGGAGGAACGCCATGTGTCTGTAGATGAACTGCTTGATGCAGACGAAGTTTTCTGCACAGGAACAGCTGTTGTGGTTTCACCCGTGGGGAGCATTACCTATAAGGGGAAAAG GGTAGAATACGATGGCAACCAAGGAGTCGGCGTGGTGTCACAGCAGCTATACACCTCGCTGACAAGCCTCCAGATGGGTCACGCAGAGGATCGGATGGGCTGGACCATGCAACTGAATTAA
- the LOC119304243 gene encoding branched-chain amino acid aminotransferase 2, chloroplastic-like isoform X2: MPTLHHKAHTTVGCQASVAAKYMETPDIVDLDWENLGFGLVDTDFMYMAKCGTDGNFSSGEIVPFGPIALSPSAGVLNYGQGLFEGLKAYRKTDGSVLLFRPEENAIRMKNGSDRMCMPAPTVEQFVDAVKQTVLANKRWVPPTGKGSLYIRPLLIGSGAILGLAPAPEYTFLIYVSPVGNYFKEGLAPINLIIEDNFHRAAPGGTGGVKTIGNYASVLKAQRTAKDKGYSDVLYLDAVHNKYLEEVSSCNIFVVKGNAISTPAIEGTILPGITRKSIIEVAESKGYKVEERHVSVDELLDADEVFCTGTAVVVSPVGSITYKGKRVEYDGNQGVGVVSQQLYTSLTSLQMGHAEDRMGWTMQLN; the protein is encoded by the exons ATGCCGACTCTCCATCACAAGGCCCATACCACAGTAGGATGCCAGGCTTCTGTAGCAGCCAAATACAT GGAAACACCTGACATAGTCGATCTGGACTGGGAAAACCTTGGCTTCGGCCTTGTCGATACCGACTTTATGTACATGGCCAAATGCGGGACAGATGGAAACTTTTCCAGTGGAGAAATCGTGCCTTTTGGACCCATAGCACTAAGCCCGTCTGCTGGAGTCTTAAATTATGGACAG GGACTGTTTGAGGGCCTAAAAGCATATAGGAAAACTGATGGGTCTGTCCTATTATTCCGTCCGGAGGAGAATGCCATAAGGATGAAAAATGGTTCAGATAGGATGTGCATGCCTGCACCGACTGTTGAGCAATTTGTGGATGCAGTGAAGCAAACTGTTCTGGCAAATAAAAGATGG GTGCCTCCTACCGGTAAAGGTTCCTTGTATATCAGGCCGCTACTAATTGGAAGCGGGGCTATTCTTGGTCTTGCACCTGCTCCTGAGTACACCTTCCTTATTTATGTCTCCCCTGTTGGAAATTATTTCAAG GAAGGTTTAGCTCCTATTAACTTGATTATTGAAGATAACTTTCACCGTGCGGCCCCTGGTGGAACTGGAGGCGTGAAAACTATTGGAAACTATGCCTCG GTGTTGAAAGCACAGAGAACTGCAAAGGACAAAGGATATTCTGATGTCCTCTATTTGGATGCCGTTCACAACAAATATCTGGAAGAAGTTTCTTCATGCAATATTTTCGTTGTGAAA GGCAATGCTATTTCCACTCCAGCAATAGAAGGAACGATATTGCCTGGTATCACAAGGAAAAGTATCATCGAAGTTGCCGAGAGCAAAGGCTACAAG GTGGAGGAACGCCATGTGTCTGTAGATGAACTGCTTGATGCAGACGAAGTTTTCTGCACAGGAACAGCTGTTGTGGTTTCACCCGTGGGGAGCATTACCTATAAGGGGAAAAG GGTAGAATACGATGGCAACCAAGGAGTCGGCGTGGTGTCACAGCAGCTATACACCTCGCTGACAAGCCTCCAGATGGGTCACGCAGAGGATCGGATGGGCTGGACCATGCAACTGAATTAA
- the LOC119304245 gene encoding E3 ubiquitin-protein ligase SINA-like 10 isoform X2 produces the protein MAKFSFADADADEDPPPATAAAAGSDKRKRDGSPAPDDGAAGGGPPPKARKLEVAGGEREERAVAGCGREVGRVGAGGDGDAVGISMRIDPDLLDCSICFEPLCPPLYQCQNGHVACLSCWSRLSNKCHVCSHDAIFARNIALEKIVESIKSSCAYAKWGCCELVSYTQRNSHEESCLFAPLMCPIPGCGYRGFTGCWSGHFLVDHHSADFLHFAYGQSFEVNLEASLPFLVLLGEDDHLFLLLNKNMTPFGHAFSVVCLRTGDLNWKFSYEIEAASTRNPENCLQLKASVTNAKEWAGLHPTKAFLLVPYDFCSSTNLKLNVSVGRSVSV, from the exons atggccaagttctccttcgccgacgccgacgccgacgaagACCCTCCtcccgccaccgccgctgccgccgggtCCGACAAGAGGAAGCGGGACGGAAGCCCTGCCCCTGACGACGGGGCGGCTGGTGGAGGGCCGCCCCCCAAGGCCCGGAAACTGGAGGTCGCGGGCGGCGAGCGGGAGGAGAGGGCGGTGGCGGGGTGCGGTCGGGAGGTGGGGAGGGTCGGCGCCGGCGGGGATGGCGACGCGGTGGGGATCAGCATGCGGATCGACCCGGACCTGCTGGACTGCTCCATCTGCTTCGAGCCCCTCTGCCCTCCCCTCTACCAG TGCCAAAATGGCCATGTAGCATGCTTGTCCTGCTGGTCCAGGCTCAGCAACAAGTGTCATGTTTGTTCTCATGATGCGATCTTTGCACGGAACATTGCACTGGAGAAGATTGTTGAGTCAATCAAGTCCTCATGTGCATATGCCAAGTGGGGCTGTTGCGAGTTGGTCAGCTACACGCAAAGAAACAGTCATGAAGAATCTTGCCTCTTTGCTCCTTTGATGTGCCCTATTCCTGGATGTGGATACAGAGGCTTTACAGGATGTTGGTCAGGCCACTTCCTCGTCGACCACCACAGTGCCGATTTCTTGCACTTTGCTTACGGCCAGTCATTTGAAGTGAATTTGGAGGCGTCCCTGCCTTTCCTTGTTCTTCTCGGAGAGGACGATCACCTTTTCTTGCTCCTGAACAAGAACATGACACCCTTTGGGCATGCCTTTTCCGTGGTTTGCCTCAGGACAGGTGATTTGAACTGGAAGTTCTCCTATGAAATTGAAGCGGCCAGTACGAGAAACCCTGAAAACTGTCTGCAACTCAAGGCCTCTGTCACAAATGCAAAGGAGTGGGCAGGTCTGCACCCTACAAAAGCTTTCCTTTTGGTCCCATATGATTTCTGCAGTTCTACTAACCTAAAGCTGAATGTCTCTGTTGGGAGGTCTGTTTCTGTATGA